A genomic region of Hypomesus transpacificus isolate Combined female chromosome 19, fHypTra1, whole genome shotgun sequence contains the following coding sequences:
- the pygo1 gene encoding pygopus homolog 1 isoform X1 yields MSTEQDKDIFSIKRHRGGDGGLEGLGGPSVLLGSPDKKKCKSQQTPSFSTLTEYAPPPNPSTDHLVAANPFDDSYSPSFKPLSVGNQYFSPSQYPGLGSYGPPRTAPVMSGRMVSHYNGPYPVRSQLHPFLQNQAGFNRPPGFTYGHQENPTFRNQSLFSIKYNNMSLPPNQLARPGLGDTINQVPLHYVVHAPPPEHTGPSSGPETHPSRNLPPRTNADFCQGLTHQENSFSLSNTTTPKSEVGDASSRKTSQNTSPRKPSQVSEEVSCRDSDLRSRNRGSSASQEVKGQKLNGIAQAGNPGNPSDLGNDAPKMSPQTGRTMEQAPPEKNIAGCGGGRGMRGDGGEGAGNGNGSGGRAKHKTGMHPNRSSLSLAEPVYPCGICLNEVNDDQEAIMCEALCQKWFHRVCTGMTETAYNLLTAEAWAVWGCDSCMKDKGALLLRTKEHTVPVSTEG; encoded by the exons ATGTCAACAGAACAGGATAAAGATATATTCTCAATCAAAAGACACCGAG GTGGAGATGGTGGACTTGAAGGGTTAGGAGGCCCAAGTGTGCTGCTCGGGAGTCCCGACAAGAAAAAATGCAAGTCTCAG CagactccctccttctccactctGACTGAGTATGCTCCGCCCCCAAACCCCAGCACAGACCACTTAGTGGCAGCCAATCCTTTTGATGACAGCTACTCTCCCTCCTTCAAGCCTCTGTCAGTGGGGAACCAATATTTCAGCCCCTCACAGTACCCTGGCCTGGGGAGCTATGGCCCCCCCAGGACGGCCCCTGTCATGTCTGGAAGGATGGTGTCTCATTACAACGGGCCATACCCAGTGCGGAGCCAGCTGCACCCGTTCCTCCAGAACCAAGCAGGCTTCAATCGTCCTCCAGGATTCACCTATGGGCACCAGGAAAATCCTACTTTCAGAAACCAGTCTCTGTTCAGCATTAAGTACAACAACATGTCTCTTCCACCCAATCAGCTTGCGCGACCAGGCCTGGGAGACACCATAAACCAAGTGCCTCTGCATTATGTGGTCCACGCTCCTCCTCCAGAACATACGGGTCCCAGTTCGGGCCCTGAGACCCATCCCAGTAGGAATCTTCCACCCAGAACAAACGCAGATTTCTGTCAGGGCCTCACACACCAGGAGAACAGCTTCTCTCTGTCCAACACCACCACACCTAAATCAGAAGTGGGGGATGCGTCCAGCAGAAAGACATCCCAGAACACATCTCCACGGAAACCCAGCCAAGTCTCAGAGGAGGTAAGTTGCAGGGACAGCGATCTCAGGTCCAGGAACAGAGGCTCTTCAGCCAGTCAGGAAGTCAAAGGTCAAAAGCTCAATGGCATCGCCCAGGCAGGTAACCCTGGTAACCCCAGTGACCTTGGTAACGATGCCCCGAAGATGTCTCCTCAGACAGGCCGGACCATGGAGCAAGCCCCTCCAGAGAAAAACATAGCTGGCTGTGGTGGTGGAAGAGGAATGAGAGGTGATGGAGGCGAGGGAGCAGGTAATGGGAATGGAAGTGGAGGAAGAGCCAAACATAAGACTGGAATGCATCCCAACAGATCTAGCCTCTCATTAGCAGAACCTGTGTATCCGTGTGGAATCTGCTTGAATGAAGTAAACGATGACCAGGAAGCAATCATGTGTGAAGCCTTATGCCAGAAATGGTTCCACAGGGTTTGCACTGGGATGACTGAGACAGCCTACAACCTGCTGACAGCTGAAGCCTGGGCTGTGTGGGGCTGCGACTCCTGCATGAAGGACAAGGGCGCTCTGCTCCTCAGAACCAAGGAGCACACAGTGCCAGTCAGTACTGAAGGGTAG
- the pygo1 gene encoding pygopus homolog 1 isoform X2, with the protein MSTEQDKDIFSIKRHRGGDGGLEGLGGPSVLLGSPDKKKCKSQTPSFSTLTEYAPPPNPSTDHLVAANPFDDSYSPSFKPLSVGNQYFSPSQYPGLGSYGPPRTAPVMSGRMVSHYNGPYPVRSQLHPFLQNQAGFNRPPGFTYGHQENPTFRNQSLFSIKYNNMSLPPNQLARPGLGDTINQVPLHYVVHAPPPEHTGPSSGPETHPSRNLPPRTNADFCQGLTHQENSFSLSNTTTPKSEVGDASSRKTSQNTSPRKPSQVSEEVSCRDSDLRSRNRGSSASQEVKGQKLNGIAQAGNPGNPSDLGNDAPKMSPQTGRTMEQAPPEKNIAGCGGGRGMRGDGGEGAGNGNGSGGRAKHKTGMHPNRSSLSLAEPVYPCGICLNEVNDDQEAIMCEALCQKWFHRVCTGMTETAYNLLTAEAWAVWGCDSCMKDKGALLLRTKEHTVPVSTEG; encoded by the exons ATGTCAACAGAACAGGATAAAGATATATTCTCAATCAAAAGACACCGAG GTGGAGATGGTGGACTTGAAGGGTTAGGAGGCCCAAGTGTGCTGCTCGGGAGTCCCGACAAGAAAAAATGCAAGTCTCAG actccctccttctccactctGACTGAGTATGCTCCGCCCCCAAACCCCAGCACAGACCACTTAGTGGCAGCCAATCCTTTTGATGACAGCTACTCTCCCTCCTTCAAGCCTCTGTCAGTGGGGAACCAATATTTCAGCCCCTCACAGTACCCTGGCCTGGGGAGCTATGGCCCCCCCAGGACGGCCCCTGTCATGTCTGGAAGGATGGTGTCTCATTACAACGGGCCATACCCAGTGCGGAGCCAGCTGCACCCGTTCCTCCAGAACCAAGCAGGCTTCAATCGTCCTCCAGGATTCACCTATGGGCACCAGGAAAATCCTACTTTCAGAAACCAGTCTCTGTTCAGCATTAAGTACAACAACATGTCTCTTCCACCCAATCAGCTTGCGCGACCAGGCCTGGGAGACACCATAAACCAAGTGCCTCTGCATTATGTGGTCCACGCTCCTCCTCCAGAACATACGGGTCCCAGTTCGGGCCCTGAGACCCATCCCAGTAGGAATCTTCCACCCAGAACAAACGCAGATTTCTGTCAGGGCCTCACACACCAGGAGAACAGCTTCTCTCTGTCCAACACCACCACACCTAAATCAGAAGTGGGGGATGCGTCCAGCAGAAAGACATCCCAGAACACATCTCCACGGAAACCCAGCCAAGTCTCAGAGGAGGTAAGTTGCAGGGACAGCGATCTCAGGTCCAGGAACAGAGGCTCTTCAGCCAGTCAGGAAGTCAAAGGTCAAAAGCTCAATGGCATCGCCCAGGCAGGTAACCCTGGTAACCCCAGTGACCTTGGTAACGATGCCCCGAAGATGTCTCCTCAGACAGGCCGGACCATGGAGCAAGCCCCTCCAGAGAAAAACATAGCTGGCTGTGGTGGTGGAAGAGGAATGAGAGGTGATGGAGGCGAGGGAGCAGGTAATGGGAATGGAAGTGGAGGAAGAGCCAAACATAAGACTGGAATGCATCCCAACAGATCTAGCCTCTCATTAGCAGAACCTGTGTATCCGTGTGGAATCTGCTTGAATGAAGTAAACGATGACCAGGAAGCAATCATGTGTGAAGCCTTATGCCAGAAATGGTTCCACAGGGTTTGCACTGGGATGACTGAGACAGCCTACAACCTGCTGACAGCTGAAGCCTGGGCTGTGTGGGGCTGCGACTCCTGCATGAAGGACAAGGGCGCTCTGCTCCTCAGAACCAAGGAGCACACAGTGCCAGTCAGTACTGAAGGGTAG